One Cryptomeria japonica chromosome 9, Sugi_1.0, whole genome shotgun sequence genomic window carries:
- the LOC131064644 gene encoding uncharacterized protein LOC131064644, which yields MMAAIFKSSGVECTFSLAPHPNKTWRRNNIVGCNAAAKHSQRENEVVFRRRQMLLASTSVRMPAPLVMPSNEASNLTDLHKLQAAQKLKFNYSSNVDVASLFSSSNSCKGTPGEFSGMVSVPSQHYCLGNYDFVQAKVTMPGFGRKSRADLVIEGIKVEREKPLCFDVYIRPACREEDDEYAGSFIHIPPRQNRNKGICRCSLRLEISDILHDFDFNYSEHHTSVIVTLVPKFNTDQLPIAAENICIQKA from the coding sequence ATGATGGCAGCCATTTTTAAGAGCTCGGGAGTGGAATGCACGTTTTCTCTCGCACCTCATCCCAACAAAACTTGGAGAAGAAATAACATCGTCGGGTGTAACGCTGCGGCAAAGCATAGCCAAAGGGAAAATGAAGTGGTTTTCCGGCGACGGCAAATGCTTCTGGCCTCCACTTCCGTCCGCATGCCCGCACCGCTTGTAATGCCGAGCAATGAGGCCTCAAATTTGACGGATTTACATAAATTGCAGGCTGCACAGAAGCTCAAGTTCAACTATTCCTCCAACGTTGATGTGGCTTCGCTGTTTTCTTCGTCTAATTCCTGCAAAGGAACCCCCGGGGAGTTTTCCGGCATGGTTTCCGTGCCCTCTCAACATTACTGCCTTGGAAATTATGACTTTGTTCAAGCAAAAGTCACGATGCCTGGATTTGGAAGGAAATCTCGGGCGGATCTGGTAATAGAAGGGATAAAGGTGGAGAGGGAGAAGCCATTATGTTTTGATGTGTATATCAGACCGGCGTGCAGAGAAGAGGATGATGAATATGCAGGATCTTTTATTCACATTCCTCCTCGCCAAAACCGGAACAAGGGCATCTGCCGGTGCAGTTTGAGGTTAGAAATAAGCGACATACTCCATGATTTTGATTTTAATTATTCAGAGCATCACACCAGTGTTATTGTTACGCTTGTGCCCAAATTCAACACCGATCAACTTCCCATTGCTGCAGAAAATATCTGTATACAAAAAGCTTGA